In Aegilops tauschii subsp. strangulata cultivar AL8/78 chromosome 3, Aet v6.0, whole genome shotgun sequence, one genomic interval encodes:
- the LOC109786362 gene encoding BTB/POZ and TAZ domain-containing protein 3: MAPLESGSSQLFFDSSAIDGPFDVYECGTLAGTRVVPDPPPPGTSYGKQRSSRNAKKARRVHGSEEVEDCWNRLFLEGYQADVRVSTGDGSQILSHSCILGIRSPVLRSMLEEARIEHGFRNILISGVPSEAVRVFIRFLYSSRFEQGEMKKYALHLLVLSHVFSVQSLKIVCTDQLERFFLAPDNVVDVLQLARLCDAPRLSLICTRMIVGDFKTISLSEGWKVMRRANPSLEQELLEFLVEVDTRRQERAKRMEEKKVYLQLYEAMEALVHICRDGCRTIGPWDQKLKGSQVVCKFPACKGIELLVRHFSACKKRVPRGCANCKRMWQLLELHSRMCSTPDTCRVPLCRHFKDKIWHRSKKEEIKWNILVCKVLESNATSTSILKMRKTSSLMPNETWHIVQQ, translated from the exons ATGGCGCCCCTGGAGTCAGGCTCCTCACAGCTCTTCTTCGACAGCAGTGCGATCGACGGCCCGTTCGATGTCTACGAGTGCGGTACCTTGGCAGGCACCAGAGTCGTGCCAGATCCACCTCCACCTGGAACCTCTTATGGCAAGCAGAGAAGTTCCAGGAATGCTAAAAAGGCTCGTCGTGTTCATGGCTCTGAGGAGGTCGAGGACTGCTGGAACAGGCTATTCTTGGAAGGATATCAAGCCGATGTCCGCGTATCGACGGGCGATGGCAGCCAGATCTTATCGCATTCGTGCATTCTT GGCATCAGATCTCCGGTTCTGAGAAGTATGTTGGAAGAAGCTAGAATTGAACATGGTTTCAGAAACATCCTGATTTCCGGTGTCCCATCAGAAGCAGTCCGTGTCTTCATCAGATTTCTGTATTCTTCACG CTTTGAGCAGGGTGAGATGAAGAAGTATGCCCTTCATTTGCTCGTACTCTCTCATGTTTTCTCGGTACAATCGCTGAAGATCGTCTGCACCGACCAGCTCGAGAGGTTTTTTCTTGCTCCTGATAACGTGGTGGACGTTCTACAACTGGCTAGACTCTGTGACGCACCAAGGCTCTCGCTCATCTGTACCCGTATGATCGTTGGAGATTTCAAGACCATCTCTCTGTCAGAAGGGTGGAAAGTGATGAGACGGGCCAACCCAAGCCTGGAGCAAGAGCTTCTTGAGTTTCTTGTTGAAGTGGACACA AGAAGGCAAGAAAGAGCTAAAAGGATGGAGGAAAAGAAGGTTTATCTTCAGTTGTATGAAGCTATGGAAGCTCTTGTTCATATATGCCGAGACGGTTGTAGGACGATTGGCCCCTGGGATCAGAAACTCAAGGGCAGTCAGGTTGTTTGCAAGTTTCCTGCCTGCAAGGGCATCGAGTTGCTCGTGCGCCATTTCTCGGCATGCAAAAAACGTGTGCCTCGTGGCTGCGCCAACTGCAAGCGCATGTGGCAGCTTCTTGAGCTGCATTCTCGAATGTGTTCCACACCAGACACCTGCAGGGTTCCTCTATGCAG GCATTTTAAGGATAAAATATGGCATCGGAGCAAGAAAGAAGAAATCAAATGGAACATATTGGTGTGTAAGGTCCTAGAGAGCAATGCAACAAGCACATCCATCCTAAAAATGAGGAAAACATCATCCTTGATGCCGAATGAAACTTGGCATATAGTTCAACAGTAA